The region CAGAGTGATGCGTTGATCCAGGGGGATCGGGCGATTGGGGAGAACTATTGCATCGTGCACCAGTTCACGGAAGCGAACGGTCAGCGCAAGTGTCAGACGCTTGGGATTCGGTACTACGACCAGTTTCTGCGGCAGGAAAGCCGGTGGCTCTTCGTGGAGCGGAAGGTGGTGATTGATTGGTCGGATAGCCGGTTGTCTTTGCCGTAAAGGCACGACAACAGCAACGACAACCGCAGGTTCCCTTCGGGAAAGACAACTAGAAAAGCAACTACGAGGGGCGGAGGGAGATCAGGATCTGGCCGCTGGTGACTAACGAGCCGAGGGTGCAGTGGACCGCTTCTACCGTGCCGGCGGTGTGGGCGGTGATGGCGATCTCCATCTTCATGGCGTCCAGGACGACCAGCTTCTGGCCTTCTTCTACCTTGTCTCCGGCTTTGACGGGGATCTGGAAGACGGAGGCGGTGACGGAGGAGGAGACGGGTTCGCAGCCTTCAGGGACGACTACGTCAGGGGTGTCGGCGGGGGCTTCCGCGGGCTCTACGATGGTCATCTGGCCGGCGGCGATCCAGCGTTCGCGCTCTGCGTTGAAGGCGGCCTTCTGGTGAGCCTTGAAGGCTGCGGCTTCAGGGGCGATGGAGTCGAGGAAGGCGAGGTAGTCGCTGAGCTTGAAGGTGGTCTCTTCTACGCGGAGCTGATACTGGCCGTGGGGGAAGCGGGCGCGGGCGTCCATCAGCTCCTCCGGCGAGACGGGGTAGAAACGGATCTGGTCAAAGAAGCGCAGGGACCAGGGCTTGCCAGGGGTGAAGGCCTCCGTGGTCTTCCAGGGGTTCCAGACCTGGATGGTGCGGCCTACGAGCTGGTAGCCGCCGGGGCCTTCCATGCCGTAGACGCACATGTAAGCTCCGCCGATGCCGACCGCGTTTTCAGGGGTCCAGGTGCGGGCTGGGTTGTACTTGGTGGTGACGAGGCGGTGGCGCGGGTCGACGGGGGTGGCTACGGGTGCGCCGAGGTAGACGTCGCCCAGGCCGAGGACGAGGTAGCTGGCTTCGTGGACGATGCGGTAGACGTCATCGATGGAGTCAAGGCCGTTGATGCGGCGGATGAACTCAATGTTGGACGGGCACCAGGGGGCGTCCGGGCGGACGGCTTGCATGTACTTTTGCTGAGCCAGTTTGGCCTGGGGATCGTCCCAGGACAAAGGCAGGTGGACGATGCGGCTGGGGACGGTGATGTCGGTGAGGGGGGGCATGGCCTCGTCTAACGCGGCGAGGGTGTCTATGAGTTTGGCGCGTACGAGGATGCGGCTGTCGTAGTGGATGTGGAGGGAACGGATGCCGGGGGTGATGTCGATGATGCCGGCGAGGTTGGCGGCGCGGAGGTTTTGCTCGAGGACGTGGACTCGGAAGCGGAGGGTGAGGTCTAGCTGGAGGGGGCCGTATTCGACGAGGAGATATTTGTCGCCGTCGGCGCGGAAGACCATGGGGGTTGGGCGGGTGGTGAGGGAGAGGATGACTGCAGGTTCCTCCGCTTCGCTGCGGAATGACAAAACGGGGGAGGATTGTTCCGCTTCGAGCGAACTACTGAGATTCTCCCCCGTCGCTTCGCTTTGGGGCAGAATGACCCCCGTTAGAGATGGGAGTGGGGTGGTGAAGGATTGGAGGAAGGTGTCTTGGGCGCGCTCCATCTGTTCAGCCTGGGCGAGGGTTAGGCGGTTGAAGTGGACGGTGTCGCCGGCTTTGAATTGGCCTAGCTTCCAGAGTTCGGCCTGGACGATGGTGGCGGGGCAGACGAAGCCGCCGAGGGATGGGCCGTCGGGGCCGAGCATGATAGGCATGTCGCCGGTGAAGTCGATGGTGCCGATGGCGTAGGCGTTGTCGTGGATGTTGGAGGGGTGGAGGCCGGCTTCGCCGCCGTCGGGGCGAGCCCATTTTGGCTTGGGGCCGGTGAGGCGGACGCCGGTGCGGTCGGACTGGTAGTGGACCTTCCAGTGCGTGGCGAAGAGCATCTCAATGTCTTCTTCTGTGAAGAAGTCCGGGGCGGTGTGAGGGCCGAAGAGGACGCCTACCTCCCAGGCTTTGGCGAGCGGTGGGGCCTGGGCTATGGGTAGGGCGATGGGTGCCGTAAGGGTGACGTCTGGTTGGCCGAGGTGGAGGACGTCTCCGCCGCGCAGGGCACGGCCGGCTGCTCCGCCGAAGCCGCCGAGCATGAAGGTGCTTCGGGAGCCGAGGTAAGGCTGGGTGGAGAGGCCGCCGCGGATGGCGAGGTAGGCGCGGACGCCAACGTTCGAGGCCGCGCCCAGCGAGAGGGTGTCGCCGGTGTGGATGGGGATGGGGGTGAAGGGCTCGACGGGTTTGCCGTTGAGTTTGGCGTTCATGTCCGCGCCGGTGAGGGCGATGGTGGTTTCGCAATCGAAGCGCATGCGTGCGCCCATGGTGGCGAACTCGATGGCGGCGGCGTTGTCCGAGTTGCCGACGATGCGGTTGGCGATGCGGAAGTTGAGGTGGTCCATGGGGCCGGAGGGTGGGACGCCGACGTTCCAGAAGCCGGTGCGGCCGGGGTAGTCCTGGATGGTGGACTGGGTGCCGCCTTCGAGGATCTCGATGGCATTGCGGGCGAAGGTGAAGGTGCCGAGGAAGGCGGTGGTGACGGTGCCGGATTGGAACTCGGGGGAGCGTGCGACTTCAAGGAGGTAGTGGAGGTTGGTTTCGGTGCCGTCGATTTTTGTGGCTTCTAAGGCTGTCTGGAGTTTGGTTAGGGCTTCGGTACGATCCTTTCCGGTGACTATGATCTTGGCGATCATGGGGTCGTAGAAGGGGGTGATGGTGGAGCCTGATTCGATCCAGGTTTCGGTGCGGGAGATTTCAGGGCCGGGAAAAGTGACTAGGGTTAGTTTGCCGGGGGTGGGCTGGAAGTTGCGGGCGGGGTCTTCGGCGTAGACGCGGGCTTCTATGGATGCGCCGGTGAGGGTTACGTTGACCTTCGTTAGGTCTGGGAGTTCTCCTGCGGCTTGCTGGACCATCCATTCGACTAGGTCGATGCCGGTGACTTGTTCGGTGACGCCGTGCTCGACCTGGAGGCGGGTGTTGACTTCGAGGAAGTAGAAGTCTGTGGTGTCTTCGTCGTAGATGAACTCGACGGTGCCGGCGTTGGCGTAGTCGACGGCCTTACCGAGGAGGACGGCGGAGTCGTAGAGGTGCTTGCGGGTGGCGGCGGATAGGCCGGGCGCAGGGGTCTCTTCGAGGACCTTCTGGTGGCGGCGCTGGGCGGAGCAGTCGCGCTCGCCGAGGGCGATGACGTTGCCCTGGCCGTCGCCGAAGATCTGGACTTCGATGTGGCGGGCGCGGGCGACGTACTTTTCAAGGTAGACGCCGGAGTCTCCGAAGTTGGCTTTGCTGAGGCGGAGGACGGAGTCGTAGGCCTCTTCGAGCTCGGGTGCGGAGTGGCAGACCTTCATTCCGATTCCGCCGCCGCCGCCGGAGCTTTTGAGCATGACGGGGTAGCGGAGGGTTTCGGCCTGGGTCAGGGCGTCTTGCTTGTCTGCAAGGAGGCCTGTGCCGGGGAGTAAGGGGACGCCGCATTGTTTGGCGGTGGCTCGGGCGGTGTGCTTGAGGGCGAAGGCGTCGATGTTGGCGGGAGTGGGGCCGATGAAGACGAGGCCGCGTGCGGTGCACTCGCGCGCGAAGGCGATGTTCTCCGAGAGGAAGCCGTAGCCGGGATGGATGGCCTGTGCGCCGGTCTGGGCAGCGGCGGCGAAGATGGCGTCGAAGGAGAGATAGCTCTGGGCGGCGGGGGCGGGGCCGAGGAGCACGGCCTCGTCAGCCTGGAGGACGTGGAGGGAGGTTGCGTCGGCCTCAGAATAGACGGCGACGGAGGCTACGCCCATGCGGCGGAGGGTGCGGATGATGCGGGTGGCGATGGCGCCCCGATTGGCGATGAGAACTTTGGTGAACATTATCTAGGCGTTCCAGATCAGGACGCGGGCGGGCGTCGGGTTGTAGGCGTTGCAGGGGTTGTTGAGCTGGGGGCAGTTGGAGATGACGATGAGGACGTCCATGTCGGCGCGGAGCTCGACGTATTTGCCGGCGTCCGAGACACCGTCTTCAAAGGTGAGCTTGCCGGCAGGGGTGACGGGGACGTTCATGAAGAAGTTGATGTTGGCGGTGAGGTCGCGCTTGTCGAGATCGCGGCCGGTGCTCGCGGACCAGGTGAGGGCTCCTTTGAGGAAGGACTGGCGGCAGGCGTGCATGGAGCGCTTCTCGATGTCGTAGCGGACCATGTTGCTCTCGGTGGAGCAGGCTCCGCCGAGTGTGTCGTGGCGGCCGCAGGTGTCGGCGACGATGGTGAGAAGGGTGTTGCGCTGGGTGGAGATGAGCCTGGTGCCGGTGGTGAGGTAGATGTTGGCCTGGGCGCGGATGGTGTCCTGCGCGCTGTAGCGGTCGGCGTAGTTGTGGGCGTTGTAGAAGAGGGTGTCGACGGCTTGGTTGCCTTCGAGATCGACGATGCGGACGAACTGGCCCTGCTTGATCTCGTGGACGAAGGAGTCGCCGGCTCGGATGATCTCGTCAAGGAAGCATGCGTCTGTGAGGCGGGGGCTTTCCTGGATGATGGTGTCTGACATTTACATTCCCTTTCAGGGCTACTGGAAGTAGCGCTCGGTGAGGGTGAAGCCGCGAGTGTTCTCGGGACGGAAGTTGCGGCAGACATCGTCTGGGCCGGGGGCGGGGACCTTGCTGAGGGTGAGTTCGACCTGCTTTGCGGCGTAGTCCGGCGAGGGGTCCATGGGGTGCTGGCAGGAGTTGAGGATGACGAGGGTGTTCATCTCGGCGCGGATCTCGACCGAGGTTCCGGGCGCTGCGTTGTTGGGGATGAAGTGCATGGAGCCGTCGTCGTGAACCTCTACCTTGCTGAAAAAGCTGACGTTCATCATGAGGTCGCGGAGGCCGAGGCCGTACTTGGCGAGCTCGATGAGAAAGCCATCAAGGGCGTTCTGATGCCAGGCGTTGCGGGCTTGCTGGTAGGGCAGTTCGCCGTACTTTGCGGCGACCATGGCGGCGTCCGAACAGCCGCCGAGCGGGTCGTGCCAGCCGACAGTGTCCGCAGTGATAGAGCAGAGGATGCGGGCCATGTCCGAGTAGAGGACGGCTCCGGTGGTGAGGCGGGCAATGTGCTGGGCCTTGAGGGTGTCGGGCAGGTTGAGGCGCTCGGAGAAGTTATCCGCGTTGAGCAGGATGGCGGCGACGTTGGGGTTGGGGTCGAGGGCGGTGAGGCGGAGCGAGGTGCCGCGCTTGAGGATGTGAGACCAGGTGGCGTTGCCGGGGAGGGTCTCGGTCCAGAGGGTTTCGTGCTTCTCTTGCGTCAAGATGATGATCTTTCTCCGGGGCTTCCGGCGTCTTGAAAGAGTGCCAAGGCTCGGGGCTAAAGCCCGCTGCATTGGTTGGGCTATTCGTGGGGCTAAAGCCCCACGCTAATCCGAACTACGACAGCAAATACAAGCGCGACATCCCCATAAGTCTACTGTGCGGGTGGGATGCGCCATACGTTGGCCTGGCGGAGGTTTGAGAGCCAGACGGAGCCGAGGCCTGCGCGGACTCCATCGCCTCCCTGCCCTGCCCATTGCTTGACGACGGTGTTGGTTTTGGGGTCGACCTGGGTGAGGGGAAAGTCGAACATGGCGGCCCATACAGAGCCTTCGCCGAAGGAGATCTCGCCGCCTTCACCGGGGATGCCGCACTTGATGGTGGCGGCGAGCTTACCGGACTTCATATCGACGCGGGAGATGGTGCCGTCACCCTGGTTGAGCGTCCAGACGGAGCCGCCGCCCACGGTGAGGAAGCGCGGCTTGGGGCCGATGGGGATGGTGGCGACGATCTTGTTGGTGGCGGGATCGACCTTGAGGAGCTGGTCGTGCTCGAAGGAGGAGATCCAGACGAAGCCCTCACCGAAGGCCGGGTTCTCTGAGCCTGTGGGCAGGTCGAGCGTGGAGGCAATGGCGTTGGTTTTGGGATCGATGCGGATGAGCTTGCTGGTCTTGATGACGAACCAGATGGAGCCTGCGCCGGCGGTGATGCCGCCTTCCGAGTTGGCGGCTTCCGCGAGGATGCTGGCGGTAATCTTGCCGGTTGCGGGGTCGATGCGCTCAATCTCCTTGGTGGGGCCGCAGCTTGGGGCCCAGATGCTGCCGAAGGCGTCGGCGAGGCCGGCGCAGGGGCGCTTGACGTCAGCGATGAGGCCGACGGTGTTGGTGGCGGGGAGGAGTTGCACGACGTGGTTGGCGCGTGCGCTGGAGACCCAGACGGCGTCTTTGGTGACAACGGACCAGTCGGGCGAGCCTTCTACCGGGAAGACGGCGTCGTGCTTGAGGGCGTCAAGCGGGAGGCTTACGCCGGGGGTGGCGACGCCGGGGCGGACGATACGGGGTGGGCGCGGTTTGGCCGGGGCCGCGGGGGTTGGGGCCTCGGTGGGGAGGGATGGGGCCTTTGGCGGCTCCGGTTGCTGAGTGTGGAGGAACGGCGCAAGAACTAATGAGGAGGCGACTGCGAGCGAGAGCAGAGTAGAGCGAGAAGGTGTCTTGAACGGCATTCGATCTTGTCTCCGTCGCGCGAGGAGTTGAGGCTCGCGCAGGTACGCTCGTCTGAGCTTTTGGGATACCTCCACTAGAACAAACACGGGGCGCGGAATGCATGAACATGGGAATTTTCTATGGAGTGAATAGACAGAATAGAGGTCATAGGCAAACCCTATGAATGCGATTGGCCGATTCCATACCGCGCGACTGCCCAAGGTGAACTGCCTAAACTTTGGTCATGGCCCAAATCCTTACCAGAGCCGTACTGAAGTCCGGTACGATCGAGCGCGGCTCCCTGCCTCAGATCCGTAGATGTTGCAAGATGTCGTTGATTGCCGCTGCCGTTCTGGTGGGTCTGCTGCAGACGTCCGCTGCTCCTAAAGCCCTTGCCGAGCCCGCTACATTTACGGTGGGCTGGTCTGTTTATGCGGGTTGGAATCCTTACTTCTATATGCAGAAGTCCGGGATTCTAAAGAAGTGGGCGG is a window of Granulicella tundricola MP5ACTX9 DNA encoding:
- the uca gene encoding urea carboxylase, with amino-acid sequence MFTKVLIANRGAIATRIIRTLRRMGVASVAVYSEADATSLHVLQADEAVLLGPAPAAQSYLSFDAIFAAAAQTGAQAIHPGYGFLSENIAFARECTARGLVFIGPTPANIDAFALKHTARATAKQCGVPLLPGTGLLADKQDALTQAETLRYPVMLKSSGGGGGIGMKVCHSAPELEEAYDSVLRLSKANFGDSGVYLEKYVARARHIEVQIFGDGQGNVIALGERDCSAQRRHQKVLEETPAPGLSAATRKHLYDSAVLLGKAVDYANAGTVEFIYDEDTTDFYFLEVNTRLQVEHGVTEQVTGIDLVEWMVQQAAGELPDLTKVNVTLTGASIEARVYAEDPARNFQPTPGKLTLVTFPGPEISRTETWIESGSTITPFYDPMIAKIIVTGKDRTEALTKLQTALEATKIDGTETNLHYLLEVARSPEFQSGTVTTAFLGTFTFARNAIEILEGGTQSTIQDYPGRTGFWNVGVPPSGPMDHLNFRIANRIVGNSDNAAAIEFATMGARMRFDCETTIALTGADMNAKLNGKPVEPFTPIPIHTGDTLSLGAASNVGVRAYLAIRGGLSTQPYLGSRSTFMLGGFGGAAGRALRGGDVLHLGQPDVTLTAPIALPIAQAPPLAKAWEVGVLFGPHTAPDFFTEEDIEMLFATHWKVHYQSDRTGVRLTGPKPKWARPDGGEAGLHPSNIHDNAYAIGTIDFTGDMPIMLGPDGPSLGGFVCPATIVQAELWKLGQFKAGDTVHFNRLTLAQAEQMERAQDTFLQSFTTPLPSLTGVILPQSEATGENLSSSLEAEQSSPVLSFRSEAEEPAVILSLTTRPTPMVFRADGDKYLLVEYGPLQLDLTLRFRVHVLEQNLRAANLAGIIDITPGIRSLHIHYDSRILVRAKLIDTLAALDEAMPPLTDITVPSRIVHLPLSWDDPQAKLAQQKYMQAVRPDAPWCPSNIEFIRRINGLDSIDDVYRIVHEASYLVLGLGDVYLGAPVATPVDPRHRLVTTKYNPARTWTPENAVGIGGAYMCVYGMEGPGGYQLVGRTIQVWNPWKTTEAFTPGKPWSLRFFDQIRFYPVSPEELMDARARFPHGQYQLRVEETTFKLSDYLAFLDSIAPEAAAFKAHQKAAFNAERERWIAAGQMTIVEPAEAPADTPDVVVPEGCEPVSSSVTASVFQIPVKAGDKVEEGQKLVVLDAMKMEIAITAHTAGTVEAVHCTLGSLVTSGQILISLRPS
- a CDS encoding urea amidolyase associated protein UAAP2, with product MSDTIIQESPRLTDACFLDEIIRAGDSFVHEIKQGQFVRIVDLEGNQAVDTLFYNAHNYADRYSAQDTIRAQANIYLTTGTRLISTQRNTLLTIVADTCGRHDTLGGACSTESNMVRYDIEKRSMHACRQSFLKGALTWSASTGRDLDKRDLTANINFFMNVPVTPAGKLTFEDGVSDAGKYVELRADMDVLIVISNCPQLNNPCNAYNPTPARVLIWNA
- a CDS encoding urea amidolyase associated protein UAAP1; protein product: MTQEKHETLWTETLPGNATWSHILKRGTSLRLTALDPNPNVAAILLNADNFSERLNLPDTLKAQHIARLTTGAVLYSDMARILCSITADTVGWHDPLGGCSDAAMVAAKYGELPYQQARNAWHQNALDGFLIELAKYGLGLRDLMMNVSFFSKVEVHDDGSMHFIPNNAAPGTSVEIRAEMNTLVILNSCQHPMDPSPDYAAKQVELTLSKVPAPGPDDVCRNFRPENTRGFTLTERYFQ
- a CDS encoding Vgb family protein, encoding MPFKTPSRSTLLSLAVASSLVLAPFLHTQQPEPPKAPSLPTEAPTPAAPAKPRPPRIVRPGVATPGVSLPLDALKHDAVFPVEGSPDWSVVTKDAVWVSSARANHVVQLLPATNTVGLIADVKRPCAGLADAFGSIWAPSCGPTKEIERIDPATGKITASILAEAANSEGGITAGAGSIWFVIKTSKLIRIDPKTNAIASTLDLPTGSENPAFGEGFVWISSFEHDQLLKVDPATNKIVATIPIGPKPRFLTVGGGSVWTLNQGDGTISRVDMKSGKLAATIKCGIPGEGGEISFGEGSVWAAMFDFPLTQVDPKTNTVVKQWAGQGGDGVRAGLGSVWLSNLRQANVWRIPPAQ